The stretch of DNA TAAAGTTACCAAATAATTATATGTTTTCCTATAGATCATTAATCAACACAGCAAGAAGTATGAACAAAAGTAGCAGTTTGCATGACCTAACACAAACCCTCAATTTCTTAAGCAAAACCCAAACTCAGTCAAGTATAGGTCAACTACCAAAAAGTAAGTCCTTCAATAGCCAATCAAAAAAACAAACAATTGTGAACCTTTGGAAAAACCTTGAACAAATCCTTTTGTACCGTGGCGAAAGAAAGGATTTTCACTAAGGTGGTTCAACATCTACTATATAtacacattaaaaaaaaaaaaattgaaattatatatacagtgtaattttctaGCGAAGGGGTCCGAATAGACGAAAACCCCAAATGCACAAATAAAACCAGATTTCTGACAAGCAAAACCAAAAATCAACGTTGCTAGAACTATCTAAAAATGTTGTCACACTCGTGTTGAATCCTCAAAAAAATGCACTAATTTTGGACGATCTAACAAGCACCCGAAAGCATTTGTGGAGAGTTTGGACGACATAGCCTCTTCCATCCAGATATATAGTGCGATTTTCGAACGGACTGACAAAAAAACCCCTCCTCACAAACAATACCAGATATCAGACAAGCAAAACCAAAAAAGACATATGTTGCTCGAACTATCTAAAAATGTCGCCGCACCCCAGATCCTCCAAAAATACTCTTCCATCCGGATCTAGAACAAAAACCATACAATAAAAATCAAGTATATACACaaacatatacacacacacacataaaaaCTGACAATTTGGACTAAAACAATCAAGTGTAAACACTAAGAACcagattaaattaaaaattaaaaacttaAAGTAAATATACCTGAAGAGCAGAAAGATGTTTCTTGAAAAAATCATCAGCTTTAGTATTCGATCCCTCAATCAAACTTTGACAAATCTTACTATCTTGCAAACAACTATGAATCCTACTCCAATGATTATCAACTCTTTTCTGCAACCAATTAGAATAATCCCCAAATCTATACTCCTTATACCCTTTACCCGAAACCACTTCACCAGCACCTTTATTAGTAACAACAAACGCAAATATCGTAAAGCAGAAAAGCAACAAAATCAACAAAAACATAACGAGTAGATAAACCCAAAGTAACCACGAAACCCTACAACAAGAACCGATTATACCggctaatgaaactaagagtatAAAAACTCCGAGTGCTATTATGGGTTTTTCGAGAAATCTTTCGCACTCTGTGTTTGCTTGACGTGAGAGCCATATTCCTCCTGCTATAATTGGGATTGATATTAGAAATGTTACTATGTTTAGAATTCCGACTAAATTGTTGCTACAACGCACCATTTTTTAACAAAATTAAAGACAAGACCCAGATGAGAAAAGCAGAAAAAATCAATGGAAGTAGGAAATGGGTGTGAATGTGGTAAAGTTATGGAGCGGTTGaaggagtatatatatatatatatatatatatatatatatatatatatatatatatatatatatatttagataCAAAAACTGAACGCGTTGGATTATAGAGAGGAAGGGAGTAGGAAGTTTTACGAAGACGTGTGGAGCGTGGAGTAAACGTCTTAGTAATGTGGGAGTGGGATAAAATTTGGGAATTAGTATTTGTAAAGATGTAACGATCAATACTAATTTTGGTTTTGGCAGTGATTGGTTTTTGGattacaacaacaaaaataaaaaattacgcTGGAGGAACTTTTTTAGAACTATTGTTTATATTTATGTTTATTcttaaaaaacggataacaattaaatttatctgtgattttaaggatacgtgaattaattcaatacaaataataaattgtgttagattaaacagataaaggacgtaataaattgtcaaaccaattaaTGGGAGTGATCCCGGACTCAATAACAACTTTAATGAAATGCGTGCCTTCGATCTCGGGCTCACGATAATGaagaactgatgaacaaaagtaagaactttgaataacagaaaaaataagagtatattgcatTGACACGCGTGTTACAATGATTCCTAATGAATAGTTAGACTCCACTTTATATACTAGGGGAGTTTTACCTTAAGTATAATTCCAAAAGAGGTAAAAATCTTATGTTTTactaatcactgattttctgtTGAAACGTGCCGAGATTCACGCTGTAATATCTGGTTGGGCATGAATATCATGACCCTTTGTTTGTCGTGCTCGATtatctggtaatgctctccgaagtttTGGGGTTCGAATCGGACCTAGGGGACGTGGCCCCTATTCTTCCGAGGGCAGGTGTATTGCCCGTACCCCGACTCGAGGGGCTCCTTGCCCCGAATCCGGTTCCTTACAGTCACATCTTTGCTCTGTTTACTTCATCGGGAACCTAGGCGTCCAAAAGGCTCGGTTTcacccatatacagatagtccccttgtttctcggagagtaagtttACGGAAACGACAAATGCACCtcgattccttcttcaatacgTCGTGACAAAAACGACAAAGAATTTGAAACTTCCTGTTAGTCGTGTCATTATGACTTCAAAGACGCGTCAACCATCAGCAGGTCGTCCCTGAATGCAAACGGCGCGAAACCTCTATAAATACTTTCCTCCTTCGTTTATTTTTCAccttttggccaagcttctaccTTCACGTTTTCAAGATATCACTACCCTTCTTCACACTCTAATATTTTCACCTCCATTCTTCAAAACTTCTCAGTAAGTTGCAAGTTTTTACTTATTTTCTACCCAAATCAGCGCATTTAACCTTTCATCTTTCTACCTCTCTTCATAGTTTTCAAGCTTTTTCCAGATAACACTGGCTAAAACTTTCAAATCCGTTCCCAAAAAAGtcgcttcttcttcttcacaaccgACTTTTGAAATCGATGAGACTACTCCCGGTGTGGTCGTCATCGAGGGGTCCGCTGCTGATACGGGTACCGATGAACCGGCTGTCGGgcctcccttgaaaatgttcATTCCCGGGGGTTGTTCGATTGCCGGTGACTTTAAGGTTGAGAAGCACTCGTCGGTGTAGAGCCAGTGTGAGGGAGTATCAAGATATATATGCTTCATTACCGAAGACGTCATTCCCGCGGTCCGAGAGGACTGCAATTTGGCGAGTAAGGACGTAGTAGTCCCCGGGCGTGCGGACGTCAtaactacccacgtggagggttatctaagtgtttacacttatccctttacgttGGGGCTGGTGGACCTAGTTATCTTGGATTTCTACAAGAGGTACGAAGTATGCCTTGGTCAAATCCACCCGTCactgtggaggatcgtgatcctcctttgTTATTTCATGAACAAGACCGAGTCCCGTCAGTTCATCATCGATCATCGTCACCGCCTATACAATCCCCGAATCTTTTGAGAGGGACTAATAAAGCTCACACGTTAGGCCAGCAAAGCCtcattctcgagcatcgatgaggacCGGGACCGCGGCTGGCACGAATGTTTTGTTCGAATGAAAACCGAAGACTTGGTTCCCCCGAACTCATGTCGTTTCCCGAGAAGTGGAACGCATCTCGTAAGTATGGTTTCCACTTGAATGCCATTTTACCTTCATCTCCTCTTTTCTTACTGGtatttgtggtggtgcagctgtCACTCGAGTCCCAAACGCGATCtctcggctcaaggagtggatcgagggcatttgttcacatatgccttattccgagcgctcatggcgcaaaccctcgaagggccgttgggaggcccgttctcacggtAAGGCCCTTCTTCGAATAGGTAACATCTGGCTCTTTTATTCGCATCATACTTACcctattttcttcacttttccttttgcaggtttgcctaagaccattgaGATTAGGCCTTTAGTAGGGGAGGAGGATACGTCCGTTGACCCCTCCACTTTAGGGCAGCTCGGGACTGcagtaagaaaaaagaaaaaaaggaaggcTCCGGGCTCCCTGAGCTCAGAGAGGACGAAGCCAAATAAAAAGTTTGGCccgtaagccaaaggaaagttctaGCTCTCGAGCGCCCGACTCGGATTTGCTTTATCGGCTCAGGGATGGGATCGGAGAAGATGATTTTTTCATGGCCCACAGGCCGACATTCCTCGAAGAGCGAGCAGCCTTTGAAGAGGAGATCCATGAGGCTGATCCCCCTCAGGCCTGGGGGGTTTGATGAGGAGACTGGGGCCAAGACTTCCCGGAATGCCGACCACGCCCCGAAATGAGGCACCCGGTGTAATAGAGATTTCAGGATCGCATTCCTATAGCGAGTCCATGCTCGAGGAGGCCCGAGCAGGAAAGGAGAGGTCTAACGAAGGGCGACCTGGAGGTGCCGAGAAAGGGGTCGTCTTCAAAAGTCGGCGGGCTAAATTTGAGCCCGAAGTTAGTCAACCAATTCCCTACCCCGAGCGTAGATCCCGACCACAAGAGGTCGATAGTCATCACCATcctggaggatgcccgggttctttccgCTCCCGTGGGAGTAGCGAGCCACCTTCGATGTCTGGTGACCGAAGAAAACCAGGCTAAAATGAACGAGGCGGACGTGCCATGCATGTTCAACGAGGCGCAGCAGGCACTGAATCGGGTAAGATATCATTACGATCTTTCGACCTTTGACTTAATTCTTGATATTTCTCATGTCTTATTTATTTTACCCTTTAGCAGGCCTCGGTGCTCCATCACGAAAGATTTCTTCGGTACCGGGTCGAGGTTAACCAGCTCGAGGCCGAGATCAAGGAGCTTGCTGAGAAAAGAGACAcgtataagcttctcagcgagcaacacgAAGGGGTCGTAAAGAATCTCCAAGCCGAGATGGATGCGGCTCAGAAGGAGCATGCTGACTTGGTCGAAAAGGTAAAGGTTTTCGAAGTTAGCAATGAGGATTTAGCCGTGGCGACTAACGACCAAACCTCGCAGGTTCAACAGAAGATTGaccggatcgaccaactccgagctTAAATGAACGAGGTCCAATCCATGGCTAATGTGTAAAATATAATAGGTTATGTATAAAATTTTCGACGTGaaacataaatttatgtgtaaaaattataaaaattgtaataaatagtagatatgaatccataactttaaaaatataataggttcaattctaaaaattttaaatgttgaacttatAGAAttaaaatcctagatccgccgTGACTATATATGATCCTATTTGTGCAAATCGCCCCAAAGGAAAAGGCAAAAGGGAATTAGATACTGTAGCCTTTATAATTTTTGGACTATAACAATTTGTATAAACTTTAGAAGCACCAATATTTGTAGTTCATAGACAAGTGTTACccttttttctaatatttaatcgTATCAACTTTATTGGTAAAAATTCTACTCTGACACGTGAATGAATCGCATGATGACACGATATCCCCATTCTATTTACTTGTACGTTCGAATTCACTCTTTGCTTAAAACTATTGTACTATTACTAGGCAATCTTTCTCTCTGTTTTGCTAGCATTGTGGCTCACAACGACAATCAATAAGatctttcttattttttaattgtttaattttatttatttattcacaACATTAATAATTTGATTCTTCAATTCATTCGATTGAACTTCGATTCGAACCGATTGCTAGTGACCTcgttaaaaataaatttcattatttatcctaaaatatttttggattaaaCATCAACCATTCTAAATGGTCCTACAAAATTAGTAGGCGTTTGGAGACAATAATTGTAAGTTTTGAAAAAGAGTATtatttggagttaagttgaaaaatgatatttggaatttgaaattatATTCGGACAtacattttacttgaaaaaaataTTGCAATTTTGTGATTGGGAAAACAAAAATttccgaaatttttgaaaaagtggttttcaattttcgaaaatattttcaaaaacttAGCAAAATTTCATAGACAAAACacgttttttgaaaaaaaaatatttatttgtggACAAACTAAAGCAAGTTTCTATTTCTATTAAAGTTGATCTGATTTGGTATAGTCCGTGTAACGTGTAAAATGTGACATTTTCGTGTTTATTTGGTATAGGATATGAATAATGAATCTGATGAACTTGCTTGGAATGTTCTTAAAAATCAGCCTTTTATTTATGGATATCTTTCTTTTCTCATTTGATTTTTACTCCTTCTCCTATCTTTGATTTGATTaaggaaaaaaataatattgatttgttttcttatttttatttttatttttttgaaatttaggTAAATTCGAGTTATATTCCTATTTAATTattaaacttttaaaaaatataaaactattaatatttattattatcatGTGTTATTGTTCTCGCGTCATGCCTAATTTTTTCTGAAATTATGAAAGATTAGTAATTACTCCGACTGCCTCTATTTATGTGTCATAGGTCGGATTTCGAGAGtcaaatttttttaattttttatcataaactcggatataaaatctttaaacttcttaaaataaaatttacatatgtgAAAACTacttaaaaaatattataagccacaataattcaaaattcaaaatttttgaAAGACATGAAAGAATCACTTTATTAACTTTCGAAATTCGAACACCGctatataaattgaaacggaccAAGTACATTAGCCGAGGCATATCACATGGACAACACGGCCTAGATAAACCTAATTACCTGTTCTTTTTTCTCATAGCCTTTGACCTGGACTTGGCTTGGATTAAAGGACaaaagtacacttgtatatgattctttaagtattcatttataattaatttattgtCTTGGATTTGACCAAGACAGCAAGGAGAAGAAAGATGTATGCTAGTGTATATATAATACTTAATTAGACCTAAGTTAAGACCTACTTAGTTAAATAAGTGAATAAAAGTAAGGAATGTATCAAGAAATACCTTATTTAAAAGATTAGGCCAATAAATTAATCCTAGAATTACATATCGATTCTTTTTAACTTTGATTAATTAAAAACCGAACATTGCAAaagaataaatttatatatagttAGTCTAGTAAATCTTTGAAGTTTGAACTCATATATATCAATTTCTTTCAACAAAGGAAACtagaaaagaaaaattataatGTTGTTTTCCAAGTTTTTCTCTCTGACATATTTATTGCAGACCTAGTAAACTCATGCAGTTTGATGTAAACTTCTCCTCTAAGATTACTAAAGAGAGACTTGTTTGTCACAACTAGGACCGTCAAATTTGCCCCAAGCCCAAATGACACACCCAATCAGTCCAACACGTTGGGCTGGTTATTGACCCACCTCTCTAACGTTGGGCTAATTTTTAGTCCAAATTGATCCATGAATAACTTTGTCAAAatatctcaaaaatatttttattttttttatatgtgacgataacaaaagaaaaaaaaaatcttatttaataattatacaATTCATGAAAAAATAACACATTAAAGTAAAAAAGCTTAATAAGAGTTGAGCGGGTTAGAttatgacccaaattttagcTCATCTTGACCCAACTCATATCAGCCCAAGTAACTATTGGACGAGGGAgcaattaaaaaatagccagatttacaagtgttaattgaaaaatagtcacaagttcaaaagtaatcgaaatttagccacttttcatgtaaagataaatctgaacgaaaacactgttcaaaattcgaaaaatattccagctcATACACAAATGCtgcaatctccagtatattatgctggaccggtccgtgttgcagcagcaaaataatgactatttttcaatgactttgcaaatgctgGCCATTTTTAAATTACCAAtccgaaaactgactagcccgtgctatttttacattGGAAGAGTCATTTGACACGCCCATTTATTGACTCAACATATTTTGACCTGCCCAAAATCGGCCCAACCCTCCCATTTGACATCCCTAGTCACAATTTTGTTATAAATCAGCAGGTATCTTCTTTGTCAATAAAAGAAATAAGACTGATTCCCAACATGAGAAGAAAACCAAAGCAGAAAGAACACATAAAAAAACATGTCTTTAACCTTTGAATAAACAATTATGAAATCCAAGGAATAAAAACAGAGAAACTGTATAAAGCTGCAGGGCTTTTCAAGTGATAACAAGTAGAAAGAAATTCCTTATTGATGATCCCTTGACAATTCAAAAGAAAACAAGGTTTTACCCTTTCAAACAAAAACATTAAATGGAAACCAATGTATCATAACAAGGATGCTGCAATCTGATGTTTCAAATTAAAGAGGACCCGGGAAAGTCCCGTTCTCCCTCTGTTCGTTCCACCTCTCAACCTGCAGAAACAGGCGAATTAAGATAAAGTTATTACTAGTTATGGCGAAAGATAAAGGAATTCATCGTTTCGACATAGGAAAGATGGAATAATATTACACAACCGGACTGCATTGATCAAGTGCAAGTATCAAGGACTAATAAAAGCATACGCTATGAGATGTCTAATTGCGACAAACTAAAAGACAAATTAAATCATCGCATCTTAAAGCCTTTGACTTCGCTAGAAACAGAACAGAAACAAGGGATCCAGATTGGTGATACCAACTACTTGGGATTAGTCACTGTTCTTTTTAATTTAGTTACATCCACGACTCCACATAGGGATAATTGTCAGACTTAGAGAATCtcttcatcaaaaaaaaaaaaaaaaaaagagggaatCTCTAGCTTTAGAGTATCTTAATTTGCATAGTACAGATTATTTAGGTGGCGTTGGGTTCAAAATTTGGAAGAAGAGTGTTATGCAAAGGAAGAAAAGCTTTTACAAATTGCATAGGTAGGGTTTGGTTACTAGTGATTCTTATAACCAACCCGAACTTTTTTTGAGATTAAATGGCAGTTAATTGATTTAGAGCCTTTGAACCAACTCCTTAAACCCTTCATTAAGTCATGACATGTGCCTGTCATAACCATGTCAGATGTATTGTCACCCAAAATACATAAGAACTTGTGGAAATCATATATATCCGGGTTAGATAGATGTTATTATTGTCATGTCAGAGTCAAGAGACCATGAACTTGTTTGCTAAAAAAATATATGGTTGAGATAACTTAATTATCCATCCTAGAAGAAGTgttgaagaaaagaaaaatcaagtTTGGAGATCACTGAACTTTTAGGGATCGTTTGGTACGGGGATAAGATGTGGGATTAAATTTACTGTCATGTTTGGTTGACGGTATAAATTTAGCACATGATAAATTTATACCGTCAACTAAATATAG from Nicotiana tomentosiformis chromosome 11, ASM39032v3, whole genome shotgun sequence encodes:
- the LOC104091553 gene encoding tetraspanin-8-like; translated protein: MVRCSNNLVGILNIVTFLISIPIIAGGIWLSRQANTECERFLEKPIIALGVFILLVSLAGIIGSCCRVSWLLWVYLLVMFLLILLLFCFTIFAFVVTNKGAGEVVSGKGYKEYRFGDYSNWLQKRVDNHWSRIHSCLQDSKICQSLIEGSNTKADDFFKKHLSALQSGCCKPSNDCNFEYVSPTNWTRTPSSSLNNPDCTTWSNDPKILCYGCQSCKAGLLDNLKSDWKRVAVLNIIFLVFLIVVYSIGCCAFRNNREDNAWKRYP